From the genome of Candidatus Coatesbacteria bacterium, one region includes:
- a CDS encoding TonB-dependent receptor plug domain-containing protein: MKAIPPTLIVLLSPTLLHALDDLPEPPTSEPTPAQQERDRLLKIAFYEAYLEDDAEELHVATGAPRTPESTPWAVTVVSGARLRELNYISLADALAFEAGLYPDWRWRTVHDGGLVARGAPVGRLRVLIDGLPADHGTTWQSALARIPLNLVRRVEIMRAPGGGLYAEALGATINVVTRSRQRPTLGLAELFGGMGSLDDQRYFGRFTDQAWRLGYKVGGFKWSHAGAEDELDRDGGNLDGELTIDFAGTEPGEAYRGATLSFYARTYYGRLGTRSGFNSLTWRDDLNLEDYGAELRAPLGDWGLLSGQFRYGTRRRARYLVEEAPGFQRRFELEPDYYEAGVYDGLLRLDGVPWPGARLGLRLDGWLEEGDHFADERRAALGAALSCEQAFFDGLTQLNAGVRYDDDSAHGGFLGYRLGLLQGFSGGGGVDALFANLANGRRSPTLEEEQRATNTLSPELGLNGELGLRLSRLAPLELQLCAFYRRVDDAILPGDNVFNRDESLDTWGGELELTLGAGEPPWLRVGLGRLQTEEGLRCSPLSLRLNASLSQSAAYPRPLLASSLALAYRDRFFQNDLTVSGEAVLNYLNYRPALGYPGEATRADERDLWTLDLFLRARVIDFDIGLRFNNLIGGGMDTPGVGYTTEPLGVSFHFAWVFYD, from the coding sequence TTGAAAGCCATCCCTCCCACGCTGATTGTGCTGCTGTCGCCCACCCTCCTCCACGCCCTGGACGACCTGCCCGAGCCACCTACCAGCGAGCCGACCCCCGCCCAACAGGAGCGCGATCGGCTGCTGAAGATAGCCTTTTACGAAGCCTACCTTGAGGACGACGCCGAAGAGCTGCACGTCGCCACGGGCGCTCCGCGTACCCCGGAGAGCACCCCCTGGGCGGTTACCGTGGTGAGCGGTGCGCGTCTGCGTGAACTCAATTACATCTCCCTGGCCGACGCCCTGGCCTTCGAGGCCGGCCTGTACCCGGACTGGCGCTGGCGAACCGTCCACGACGGCGGCTTAGTCGCCCGTGGCGCCCCCGTGGGCCGGCTGCGGGTGCTCATCGACGGTCTGCCCGCCGACCACGGCACCACCTGGCAGTCAGCCCTGGCCCGCATCCCGCTCAACCTCGTGCGCCGGGTGGAGATCATGCGCGCCCCCGGCGGCGGTTTGTACGCCGAGGCCCTCGGCGCGACGATCAACGTCGTCACCCGCTCCCGTCAACGCCCCACCCTGGGCCTGGCCGAGCTCTTCGGCGGCATGGGCTCTCTAGACGATCAGCGCTACTTCGGCCGCTTCACCGATCAAGCCTGGCGGCTGGGCTATAAGGTCGGCGGCTTCAAGTGGAGCCACGCCGGGGCCGAGGACGAGCTGGATCGCGACGGCGGCAACCTCGACGGCGAGCTGACAATCGATTTCGCCGGGACCGAACCGGGCGAAGCCTATCGCGGCGCCACCCTGAGCTTCTACGCCCGCACCTACTACGGCCGCCTGGGAACCCGCAGCGGTTTCAATTCACTAACCTGGCGCGACGACCTCAACCTGGAAGACTACGGCGCCGAGCTGCGCGCACCCCTGGGTGACTGGGGGCTGCTCAGCGGACAATTCCGCTACGGCACCCGCCGGCGGGCCCGCTACCTCGTCGAGGAAGCCCCGGGCTTTCAACGACGCTTCGAGCTGGAGCCCGACTACTACGAAGCCGGTGTCTACGACGGTCTGCTGCGCCTCGACGGCGTTCCCTGGCCCGGAGCGCGGCTCGGATTGCGCCTCGACGGCTGGCTGGAGGAGGGCGACCATTTCGCCGACGAGCGCCGCGCCGCCCTCGGCGCCGCCCTGTCTTGCGAGCAGGCCTTCTTCGACGGCCTGACCCAGCTCAACGCCGGCGTCCGCTACGACGACGATAGCGCTCACGGCGGCTTCCTCGGCTATCGCCTGGGCCTGCTGCAAGGCTTCAGCGGCGGTGGCGGTGTCGACGCCCTGTTCGCCAACCTGGCCAACGGCCGTCGCTCGCCGACCCTGGAAGAGGAGCAGCGGGCGACGAACACCCTGAGTCCCGAGCTGGGGCTCAACGGCGAGCTGGGTCTGCGGCTGAGCCGCCTGGCTCCCCTCGAACTCCAGCTCTGCGCCTTCTACCGGCGCGTCGATGACGCCATCCTCCCCGGGGACAACGTCTTCAACCGCGACGAGTCCCTCGATACCTGGGGCGGCGAGCTCGAGCTGACCCTGGGAGCCGGCGAGCCGCCCTGGCTGCGCGTCGGCTTAGGGCGGCTGCAAACCGAGGAGGGTCTGCGCTGCTCACCCCTCAGCCTGCGCCTCAACGCCTCCCTGTCCCAGAGCGCCGCCTATCCCCGGCCCTTGCTGGCCTCCTCCCTGGCCCTTGCCTACCGGGACCGCTTCTTCCAGAACGACCTGACCGTCAGCGGCGAGGCCGTACTGAACTATCTGAACTACCGGCCCGCCCTGGGTTACCCCGGCGAGGCGACCAGGGCCGACGAGCGCGACCTGTGGACCCTGGACCTCTTTCTGCGGGCCCGGGTGATCGACTTCGACATCGGGCTGCGCTTCAACAACCTCATCGGCGGCGGGATGGATACTCCCGGCGTCGGCTACACCACCGAACCCCTCGGCGTCAGCTTCCACTTCGCCTGGGTTTTCTACGATTAA